In Garra rufa chromosome 15, GarRuf1.0, whole genome shotgun sequence, a single genomic region encodes these proteins:
- the fpgt gene encoding fucose-1-phosphate guanylyltransferase has product MAELSNIHLQKSTKEKLEKFKQMRGREVHSDEFWDLVVITAVDEDQRSAYEIQITEKLERKELPLGINYHVFADPPGCKIGNGGSTLHSLQRLHDKYGKSLSGFKVILIHAGGFSQRLPNASALGKIFTAVPLGNPLYQMLELKLAMYVDFPSHMKPGMLVTCADDIELYSVPDQENVVFDKSGFTALAHPSPLAIGTTHGVFVLEPAETPRICDMDYRTCSQFLHKPSIKKMFECNAVCKREGEEFVYTDSTYYFDYGTAMTLLTLFSEISPLTCEIDAYGDFLQALGRRATVDYTENTANVTKKENSLVEIRRKIFHCLKGTALNVILLNNSKFYHVGTTEEYLFHFTDDRSLRAELGLLSAAFSVCHLEPSEKTRACVMHSILHPSVTVSQGSVVEYSRLDAGVKVGTRSIISGCWIGTDLTVPSDTFMHSLSVNLDGKTGFVTVVFGIKDDLKKSISSPAHMKALSLFKVNLEDCVGLWGLFPEKVRFSGDTSMCSLWNACIFPVCSNLKDSFVMSLGMLNALDSGTKVTLPKTATLTSLQETLQNKNLEEMLTFRKELYEDILMANLSNSV; this is encoded by the exons ATGGCAGAGCTGTCAAACATCCACCTGCAAAAATCCACCAAGGAGAAACTTGAAAAATTTAAACAAATGCGAG GTAGAGAAGTTCACTCTGATGAGTTCTGGGATCTTGTGGTCATTACTGCAGTGGATGAGGACCAGAGGTCTGCTTATGAAATtcagatcactgagaaactagAGAGGAAAGAACTGCCTCTTGGCATCAATTATCATGTGTTTGCAGATCCTCCAGGATGCAAGATTG GTAATGGTGGATCCACTTTACATTCACTGCAGCGTCTACATGATAAATATGGCAAGTCACTGTCTGGATTTAAAGTCATCCTTATTCATGCAG GAGGATTCAGTCAACGTTTGCCTAATGCCAGTGCCCTGGGTAAAATATTCACAGCTGTGCCCCTGGGAAACCCTTTATATCAAATGTTGGAGCTAAAACTTGCAATGTATGTAGATTTCCCCTCACACATGAAGCCAGGAATGCTGGTTACCTGTGCAGATGATATAGAGCTCTACAGTGTTCCCGACCAAGAAAACGTGGTGTTTGATAAGTCAGGTTTCACTGCCTTAGCACATCCCTCCCCTCTCGCCATTGGTACCACGCATGGAGTTTTTGTTCTAGAACCAGCAGAGACGCCCAGAATCTGTGACATGGATTACAGAACTTGCTCTCAATTTCTGCACAAACCAAGTATTAAAAAGATGTTCGAATGCAACGCAGTATGCAAGAGGGAGGGAGAGGAGTTTGTTTACACTGACAGCACTTATTACTTTGATTATGGGACAGCTATGACCCTGCTGACTTTATTCAGTGAAATCAGCCCTCTGACATGTGAAATTGATGCTTATGGAGACTTTCTTCAAGCCCTGGGGCGAAGAGCTACTGTGGATTACACGGAAAACACAGCCAACGTCACAAAGAAGGAAAACAGTCTCGTTGAGATTCGCAGAAAGATTTTCCATTGTCTCAAAGGCACGGCTCTCAACGTCATCCTGTTGAACAACTCTAAGTTTTATCATGTCGGCACCACAGAGGAATACTTGTTCCACTTCACCGATGACCGCAGTCTCAGAGCAGAGCTCGGCCTGCTCTCTGCTGCCTTCAGTGTGTGCCACTTGGAGCCGTCGGAGAAAACTAGAGCTTGCGTGATGCACAGCATCCTGCATCCCAGTGTGACCGTATCCCAGGGCAGTGTCGTGGAATACTCCAGACTGGATGCTGGAGTTAAAGTCGGAACTAGATCTATCATCAGCGGCTGCTGGATTGGCACGGATCTAACAGTGCCAAGTGACACCTTCATGCACTCTTTGTCTGTAAACCTGGATGGAAAAACAGGCTTTGTGACTGTGGTTTTTGGTATTAAAGATGATCTAAAGAAAAGTATATCTAGTCCTGCTCATATGAAAGCGTTAAGCTTGTTTAAGGTTAATCTGGAGGACTGTGTTGGGCTCTGGGGTTTGTTTCCAGAGAAGGTCAGGTTCTCAGGAGACACGTCAATGTGTAGTTTGTGGAACGCCTGCATTTTCCCAGTGTGCTCCAATCTGAAGGATTCATTTGTGATGTCACTGGGGATGCTGAATGCACTGGATAGTGGAACCAAAGTCACTCTACCAAAAACTGCCACACTAACCTCTTTACAGGAAACTCTGCAGAACAAGAACCTTGAGGAAATGCTAACATTTAGGAAAGAACTTTATGAAGACATTCTCATGGCAAATTTAAGTAATTCTGTCTAA